Proteins found in one Pagrus major chromosome 20, Pma_NU_1.0 genomic segment:
- the hbae5 gene encoding hemoglobin, alpha embryonic 5 translates to MSLTEKDKATVKALWAKISKSADAIGADALSRMLSVYPQTKTYFSHWPDLNPGSASVKAHGKRVMGGVALAVSKIDNLTQGLLDLSEQHAFQLRVDPANFKLLSHCILVVISVKFPQDFTPEAHVALDKFLVALALALSEKYR, encoded by the exons ATGAGTTTGACTGAGAAAGACAAGGCTACCGTCAAGGCCCTGTGGGCCAAAATCTCCAAGTCGGCTGATGCTATTGGGGCTGACGCTCTTAGCAG gaTGCTCAGCGTCTATCCGCAAACCAAGACTTACTTCTCCCACTGGCCGGACCTGAATCCCGGCTCTGCCAGCGTCAAGGCGCACGGAAAGAGGGTGATGGGTGGAGTCGCCCTGGCTGTGTCCAAGATCGACAACCTGACCCAAGGCCTGCTGGATCTCAGCGAGCAGCACGCCTTCCAGCTGAGGGTGGACCCCGCCAACTTCAAG CTCCTGTCCCACTGCATCCTCGTGGTCATCTCCGTCAAGTTCCCCCAAGACTTCACCCCAGAGGCCCACGTCGCCTTGGATAAATTCCTGGTCGCCTTGGCCCTGGCTCTCTCTGAGAAATACCGCTAG
- the LOC141015425 gene encoding hemoglobin subunit beta-1-like, whose amino-acid sequence MVVWSEQELSTINSIFSNLDYEDIGPKALCRCLIVYPWTLRYFGAFGNLYNAEAIKSNPNIAAHGITVLHGLDRAVKNMDKIKATYAELSVLHSEKLHVDPDNFKLLSDCLTIVIAAKMGKDFTADTQATFQKFLAVVVSALGRQYH is encoded by the exons ATGGTCGTGTGGTCCGAGCAGGAGCTCAGCACCATCAACAGCATCTTCTCCAACCTGGACTATGAGGACATCGGTCCCAAGGCTCTGTGCAG gTGTCTGATCGTCTACCCCTGGACCCTGAGGTATTTCGGCGCCTTCGGTAACCTCTACAACGCCGAGGCCATCAAGAGCAACCCGAACATCGCAGCCCACGGCATCACGGTGCTGCACGGCCTGGACCGGGCTGTGAAGAACATGGACAAGATCAAGGCCACCTACGCCGAGCTGAGCGTGCTGCACTCCGAGAAGCTGCACGTCGACCCCGACaacttcaaa CTGCTATCTGACTGCCTGACCATCGTCATCGCCGCCAAGATGGGCAAGGACTTCACCGCCGACACCCAGGCCACCTTCCAGAAGTTCCTGGCCGTGGTGGTGTCTGCTCTGGGAAGGCAGTACCACTAA
- the aqp8a.2 gene encoding aquaporin-8a.2, which translates to MGVEKMEMEDTDCALLEKGKKPPVSKPPNKYEMLIQPCMAEIVGTMFFVFIGCVSVIENVPAAGRLQPALVHGLAVAVMVAVMDNISGSHFNPPFTIAIYLCGGIKLTTMALYLISQLIGGVLGAGMAKMMTPADRYLNATGAAFDILKSDSQLYGAIFGEVAMTCLVTMVVLLVAVNGKTKTPLAPFLVGCTVIINILAGGDISGTCLNPARAFGPALMTNYWTYHWVYWVGPIGGGLVAAALLRLILGDDKLRVIMK; encoded by the exons ATGGGAGTCgagaaaatggaaatggaagACACAGACTGTGCTCTGTTGGAGAAGGGCAAGAAGCCCCCTGTGTCCAAACCTCCCAACAAGTACGAGATGCTGATCCAGCCCTGCATGGCCGAGATAGTGGGGACCATGTTCTTCGTTTTCATCGGCTGTGTGTCCGTGATCGAGAATGTGCCGGCGGCTGGACGGCTGCAGCCAGCCCTGGTGCACGGACTGGCTGTGGCAGTGATGGTGGCGGTCATGGATAACATCAG CGGCTCCCATTTTAACCCTCCCTTCACCATTGCCATCTACCTGTGTGGAGGCATCAAGCTGACGACGATGGCACTCTACCTGATCAGCCAGCTGATTGGAGGAGTGCTGGGAGCCGGGATGGCCAAG ATGATGACCCCTGCAGATCGTTACCTGAACGCCACAGGAGCAGCGTTCGACATCCTCAAGTCGGACAGCCAGCTGTACGGAGCCATCTTTGGGGAGGTTGCAATGACTTGCTTGGTCACcatggtggtgctgctggtggcgGTCAACGGCAAGACGAAGACTCCGCTGGCCCCTTTCCTCGTGGGCTGCACCGTCATCATTAACATCCTGGCAGG GGGTGATATATCAGGAACGTGTCTGAACCCTGCCAGGGCTTTCGGTCCGGCTTTGATGACCAACTACTGGACCTACCACTGGGTCTACTGGGTGGGACCCATAGGAGGAGGTCTGGTGGCCGCCGCTCTGCTCAG GCTCATTCTCGGCGATGATAAGTTACGAGTCATTATGAAATAA